The Leclercia adecarboxylata genome has a segment encoding these proteins:
- a CDS encoding IS1 family transposase (programmed frameshift), producing the protein MASVSISCPSCSATEGVVRNGKSTAGHQRYLCSHCRKTWQLQFTYTASQPGTHQKIIDMAMNGVGCRASARIMGVGLNTILRHFKKLRPQSVNSRIQPGSDVIVCAEMDKQWGYVGAKSRQRWLFYAYDRIRRTVVAHVFGERTLATLERLLGLLSAFEVVVWMTDGWPLYEPRLKGKLHVISKRYTQRIERHNLNLRQHLARLGRKSLSFSKSVELHDKVIGHYLNIKHYQ; encoded by the exons GTGGCTTCTGTTTCTATCAGCTGTCCCTCCTGTTCAGCTACTGAAGGCGTGGTGCGTAACGGTAAAAGTACTGCCGGACATCAGCGCTATCTCTGCTCTCACTGCCGTAAAACATGGCAGCTACAGTTCACTTACACCGCTTCTCAACCCGGTACGCATCAGAAAATCATTGATATGGCCATGAATGGCGTCGGATGTCGCGCCAGTGCACGCATTATGGGCGTTGGCCTCAACACGATTTTACGACACT TTAAAAAACTCAGGCCGCAGTCGGTAAACTCACGCATACAACCGGGCAGTGACGTCATTGTTTGCGCGGAAATGGACAAACAGTGGGGTTACGTCGGCGCTAAATCACGCCAGCGCTGGTTGTTTTACGCGTATGACAGGATACGGAGGACGGTTGTGGCGCACGTATTCGGTGAACGCACGTTGGCCACGCTGGAGCGTCTTCTGGGCCTGCTGTCGGCCTTTGAGGTCGTGGTATGGATGACGGATGGCTGGCCGCTGTATGAACCCCGCCTGAAGGGAAAGCTGCACGTTATCAGCAAGCGTTACACTCAGCGCATTGAGCGACATAACCTGAATCTGAGACAACATCTGGCAAGGCTTGGACGGAAGTCACTGTCGTTCTCAAAATCGGTGGAGCTGCATGACAAGGTCATCGGGCATTATCTGAACATAAAACACTATCAGTAA
- a CDS encoding AraC family transcriptional regulator translates to MDVLSEILDKVELTSSYWYRTSFAGDWGISLPQEENLARFHIVTHGEFWYEVPKLKLKALAEQGDILIFFKGMEHTMASAPKIKAEPAVEFRAKANLTEAQVLEYGDQSKLKANVVCGHFCFNGGPDHPFLNSLPNVVHIKSADNSHSPWLAMLLSIIEQEAKSGLPGSNTLVRKLTEIIFVQALRIHMYKSNKNAGFFKLIENPQLSKTLEAIHHSLDKKWGLDDLAGIAGMSRTNYSVKFKELSGMTPLDYLTYCRLEKAKQLLKESGKSVPEVSEAIGYPAHEHFQKLFKKKIGKTPSAYRKENSEKV, encoded by the coding sequence ATGGATGTTCTCAGTGAAATTTTAGATAAGGTAGAGCTTACTAGCAGCTACTGGTATAGAACCTCATTTGCGGGAGACTGGGGCATCAGCCTCCCGCAGGAAGAGAATCTAGCGAGATTTCACATCGTGACTCATGGCGAGTTTTGGTATGAGGTGCCAAAACTTAAACTTAAAGCATTGGCGGAGCAGGGCGATATTTTGATCTTTTTCAAAGGGATGGAGCACACCATGGCCAGTGCACCAAAAATCAAGGCCGAGCCTGCGGTCGAATTTAGAGCTAAAGCCAACCTCACCGAAGCTCAAGTTTTGGAATACGGTGATCAGAGCAAGCTCAAAGCCAACGTCGTTTGCGGACATTTTTGTTTTAATGGCGGACCCGATCATCCATTCTTAAATTCGCTGCCAAATGTCGTGCATATCAAGAGTGCTGATAACTCCCACTCGCCTTGGCTTGCCATGCTTTTAAGTATTATAGAGCAGGAAGCAAAATCAGGGCTTCCTGGAAGCAACACGTTAGTCAGAAAGCTGACCGAAATTATCTTCGTGCAAGCGTTAAGAATCCACATGTACAAATCCAATAAAAATGCTGGATTCTTCAAACTGATCGAAAATCCGCAACTCAGCAAAACCTTGGAAGCTATTCATCATAGTCTCGATAAAAAATGGGGTCTTGACGATCTCGCCGGGATTGCGGGGATGTCGCGTACGAACTACAGCGTCAAATTTAAGGAGCTGTCAGGCATGACACCTCTTGATTATTTAACCTATTGTCGGCTTGAAAAAGCAAAGCAGCTGCTTAAAGAATCCGGTAAGTCTGTTCCCGAAGTGAGTGAAGCCATTGGGTATCCGGCACATGAACACTTTCAAAAGTTGTTTAAGAAAAAAATTGGCAAAACTCCTAGCGCGTACAGAAAAGAAAATTCTGAAAAGGTGTAA
- the msrA gene encoding peptide-methionine (S)-S-oxide reductase MsrA, whose translation MKLDYVIVAGGCFWGLEDLLRSLDGVTSTKVGYSGGDFDDPTYADIITGKTGHAEAVRVEYDQDEISLEEILHYFFKIHDPTTKNRQGNDVGTSYRSAAFYRDDAQKAIIENVIDEVNEIGRFENEVVTTVTLEKEFYDAEAYHQNYLQRNPSGYSCHFERD comes from the coding sequence ATGAAACTAGATTATGTGATCGTTGCCGGAGGGTGTTTTTGGGGTCTCGAAGACCTCCTTAGGAGTCTGGACGGTGTGACGTCAACGAAGGTGGGCTACTCTGGCGGAGATTTTGATGATCCTACCTACGCCGATATTATAACAGGGAAAACGGGGCACGCCGAAGCGGTTCGCGTGGAATACGACCAAGACGAAATATCTCTCGAAGAGATTCTACATTACTTTTTCAAAATCCATGATCCGACTACGAAGAATCGCCAAGGAAATGATGTTGGCACTTCGTATCGCTCGGCAGCGTTCTATCGTGACGATGCACAGAAAGCGATTATCGAAAACGTGATTGATGAGGTCAATGAGATCGGTCGCTTCGAGAATGAAGTGGTCACGACCGTCACCCTGGAAAAAGAATTCTACGACGCTGAGGCATATCACCAAAACTATTTGCAGAGGAATCCCAGCGGATACTCTTGCCATTTTGAAAGAGACTAA
- a CDS encoding glutaredoxin, with product MNQMNEEKMKALKNVVIYTKDHCPFCARVKNYLTAEKVDFKQIRVDDDPKTYLELKERTNLQTVPQVFVDGEFIGSATDFFSWIDS from the coding sequence ATGAACCAAATGAACGAGGAAAAAATGAAAGCACTTAAGAATGTTGTTATTTATACGAAAGACCATTGTCCATTTTGCGCACGCGTGAAGAATTACCTAACTGCTGAAAAGGTCGATTTCAAACAAATTCGCGTAGACGACGATCCGAAGACTTACCTGGAGTTGAAGGAAAGAACAAATCTCCAAACTGTACCGCAAGTTTTTGTGGATGGAGAATTCATTGGTAGTGCTACAGACTTCTTCTCGTGGATTGATAGCTAA
- the msrB gene encoding peptide-methionine (R)-S-oxide reductase MsrB, with the protein MFNWKSIYNYLDNGTPAPPKKVEKSEEEWKEILTPAQFRVMRMKGTERAHTGELCSFYEAGRYACVGCDTELFDSNLKFDSGTGWPSFSEPVADNVIQYELDTTFGRRIEVLCNVCEAHLGHAFPDGPEPSGVRFCINSESLKFVE; encoded by the coding sequence ATGTTCAATTGGAAAAGCATTTACAACTACCTGGATAACGGCACTCCCGCGCCTCCCAAAAAAGTAGAAAAGAGCGAGGAAGAGTGGAAAGAAATTCTGACGCCAGCGCAATTTCGGGTCATGCGGATGAAAGGCACCGAACGCGCGCACACCGGAGAACTCTGTTCATTTTATGAAGCTGGAAGGTACGCCTGTGTGGGCTGCGACACCGAACTCTTTGACTCGAACCTAAAGTTCGATTCGGGAACGGGATGGCCGAGTTTTTCTGAGCCAGTCGCAGACAACGTAATTCAATATGAACTGGATACGACCTTCGGGCGCAGAATCGAAGTGCTATGCAATGTGTGCGAAGCCCATCTGGGGCACGCTTTTCCAGACGGTCCTGAGCCATCAGGGGTCCGATTCTGTATTAACTCGGAGTCATTGAAGTTTGTAGAATAA
- a CDS encoding glutaredoxin family protein, with the protein MLIKLFGHKDCHKTKIYHSYLQEKGSQFVFLDVHEDDAAADELCSLYSNGKLNFPTIVVGTKKLRNPKFKDLDRWLEASMK; encoded by the coding sequence GTGTTGATTAAGCTGTTCGGTCATAAAGACTGCCATAAAACCAAGATTTACCATTCGTACTTGCAAGAAAAAGGGAGCCAGTTTGTTTTTTTGGATGTTCATGAAGACGACGCGGCTGCTGATGAACTGTGCTCCCTCTATTCGAACGGAAAGCTGAATTTCCCGACAATAGTGGTTGGGACAAAGAAGCTGAGAAACCCCAAGTTCAAGGACCTTGACAGGTGGTTGGAAGCTTCAATGAAATAA
- a CDS encoding peptide-methionine (S)-S-oxide reductase MsrA: MNKEDGVESYEFATPEAIEEALKIGKLSQTVFGMGCFWGPDSNFGGTQGVVQTRVGYAGASTLDPSYRNINGHAEVVRVIYDKDQISYRELLGSFESWSVHGRKQGQYRQILFVFDLEQKQVAEELIQAIGKEKSPEVIEAGEQNGYFWPAEDYHQKHRLRRNKQLVSLAEVDFGPRWDEHLYFTKLNSTDRKGFSLSSWLKKLSPEMQKAYRIG; encoded by the coding sequence ATGAATAAAGAAGACGGTGTTGAAAGCTATGAATTTGCAACCCCTGAAGCAATCGAAGAAGCATTGAAAATCGGGAAGCTTAGTCAAACGGTTTTCGGCATGGGTTGCTTTTGGGGACCGGATTCTAATTTTGGAGGGACGCAGGGAGTAGTGCAAACACGTGTTGGCTACGCTGGAGCATCAACTCTGGATCCGAGTTACCGCAACATCAACGGACACGCCGAAGTCGTCAGAGTGATCTACGATAAAGACCAAATCAGCTACAGGGAACTTCTTGGAAGTTTTGAATCATGGTCTGTTCATGGTAGAAAGCAGGGCCAGTATCGCCAGATACTTTTTGTTTTTGATCTGGAGCAAAAACAAGTAGCTGAAGAACTGATTCAAGCGATTGGAAAGGAGAAATCTCCCGAGGTGATTGAGGCCGGAGAACAAAATGGTTATTTTTGGCCCGCCGAAGATTACCATCAAAAGCATCGTCTTCGCAGAAACAAACAGCTTGTAAGTCTTGCAGAAGTAGATTTCGGTCCTCGCTGGGATGAACATCTGTATTTTACTAAATTAAATAGTACCGATAGAAAAGGCTTCAGTCTCTCAAGCTGGCTAAAAAAGTTGTCTCCGGAAATGCAGAAAGCTTACCGAATCGGTTAA
- a CDS encoding sensor domain-containing diguanylate cyclase, translating to MTFSLAQTASAETTLKAPAEADQNLRDITELACYICDAPVAMVTRTDDTKLNLIAKVGISRTSVLIKESFCVYAMETPDAVMVVPDATLDHRFSTNAMVISGPGYRFYAGSPLIDPEGAVIGTICVYDHVPKQLNQRQISSLQALSRQVIAILELKKVGEQLHNTSMTDALTGVNNRRAFDLKFEAEFARWQRTGQSFVLALIDIDHFKSFNDSYGHAAGDEALSQVAALFQRHSRNYDFFARYGGEEFVLILPGTDTASANKTLEKLRLVVANHEWLLRQLTVSIGLASADLFDDKKQLLEVADQMLYKAKTQGRNQTSVFATL from the coding sequence ATGACCTTTAGTTTAGCTCAAACAGCTAGTGCAGAAACCACACTAAAAGCACCTGCTGAAGCAGATCAGAACCTGCGGGATATCACTGAACTGGCGTGTTATATCTGTGATGCACCAGTGGCTATGGTGACGCGAACCGATGACACAAAGCTGAATCTAATTGCAAAAGTTGGTATTTCGCGTACCTCTGTATTAATTAAAGAGTCCTTTTGCGTGTATGCAATGGAAACACCTGATGCGGTAATGGTGGTCCCTGACGCTACTTTAGATCACAGATTCAGTACCAATGCTATGGTGATTTCAGGACCTGGCTACCGATTTTATGCTGGCTCGCCGCTGATTGATCCCGAAGGTGCAGTGATTGGTACTATTTGTGTCTATGATCATGTTCCTAAGCAGCTGAACCAGCGGCAGATAAGCTCTTTGCAGGCTCTGTCCAGACAAGTGATCGCCATACTGGAGCTGAAAAAAGTCGGCGAACAATTACATAATACCAGCATGACGGATGCGCTGACAGGGGTGAACAACAGAAGAGCTTTTGACCTCAAGTTTGAAGCTGAATTTGCTCGCTGGCAAAGAACAGGACAATCTTTTGTACTGGCATTGATTGATATTGATCACTTTAAGAGTTTTAACGACAGCTATGGTCATGCCGCAGGAGATGAGGCACTGAGTCAAGTCGCGGCTCTGTTTCAGCGCCATAGCAGGAACTATGACTTTTTCGCCCGTTATGGTGGTGAAGAGTTTGTGCTGATCCTGCCAGGCACAGACACAGCGTCCGCAAATAAAACACTGGAAAAGTTAAGGCTGGTAGTGGCTAACCATGAGTGGTTATTACGACAATTAACGGTCAGCATAGGTTTGGCCAGCGCTGATTTATTTGACGACAAAAAGCAGTTGCTCGAAGTCGCCGATCAGATGTTATACAAAGCTAAAACCCAAGGCCGCAATCAAACCAGTGTGTTCGCCACACTGTAA
- a CDS encoding IS630-like element ISAhy2 family transposase codes for MPILPPLPRPQRRRIHKIIHATRDKGHARRLMAILLLHEGRTITDVHHLTGAARSTIGRWLRWYRDEGIDALEALPAGRAPVLPIAKIVTLLVLLMQFSPQDFGYQRSRWCTELLAIKINRLTGLNVAASTLRRWLPRMGIVWRRPVPTLRIKDPAYQEKMANIDAALARCDADNPVFYEDEVDIDLNPKLGADWMFRAQQKRVVTPGQNAKHYLAGVLHAGNGRVLYVSGIKKNSSLFIAMLEKLRHHYRRAKTITLILDNYIIHKSKQTERWLKKNPKFCLVFQPVYSPWVNHIERLWHKLHETITRNHQCRGMANLLARVKHFMDTVSPFPGNGYGTAKV; via the coding sequence ATGCCTATCCTACCACCTCTGCCACGACCACAACGGCGCCGCATTCACAAAATCATCCATGCCACCCGTGATAAAGGACATGCTCGTCGCTTGATGGCCATCTTGCTGTTACATGAAGGACGCACGATCACCGATGTTCATCACCTTACCGGCGCTGCGCGCTCGACCATCGGTCGTTGGCTTCGGTGGTATCGAGATGAAGGCATAGATGCGCTAGAAGCCTTACCGGCTGGCCGTGCCCCAGTCTTACCTATCGCCAAGATTGTCACCTTACTGGTGCTGCTCATGCAGTTTTCTCCGCAAGATTTTGGTTATCAGCGCAGCCGTTGGTGTACTGAACTATTGGCTATAAAAATCAATCGGTTAACAGGGCTCAATGTGGCAGCCTCCACGCTCCGCCGATGGTTACCTCGTATGGGCATTGTCTGGCGCAGGCCCGTGCCGACCTTGCGGATAAAAGACCCAGCCTATCAGGAAAAAATGGCGAATATCGACGCCGCGCTGGCCCGCTGTGATGCCGATAATCCGGTGTTTTATGAGGATGAAGTCGATATAGACCTCAATCCCAAATTAGGAGCCGACTGGATGTTCAGAGCGCAGCAAAAGCGGGTTGTCACACCGGGGCAGAATGCCAAGCATTATCTGGCAGGCGTTCTCCACGCAGGCAACGGAAGGGTACTTTACGTCAGCGGGATCAAGAAAAACTCATCGCTGTTTATTGCCATGCTGGAAAAGCTGCGCCACCACTACCGACGAGCCAAAACCATCACGTTGATCCTCGATAACTACATCATTCACAAAAGCAAACAGACCGAGCGATGGTTGAAGAAGAATCCCAAGTTCTGCCTGGTGTTCCAGCCAGTTTACAGCCCTTGGGTTAATCACATAGAACGGCTATGGCACAAGTTACATGAAACCATCACGCGCAATCATCAATGCAGAGGGATGGCAAACCTGCTGGCCCGAGTGAAACACTTCATGGATACCGTGTCTCCTTTCCCGGGGAATGGCTATGGCACAGCGAAGGTGTAG
- a CDS encoding ATP-binding protein: MKSALLRIITNQSAFPSLTEISLTGHSNISGTNGAGKTSSLVLVPVFYGIDPQYMVREKPKTFLDFYLSKARSFVIFEYQRQDQISCVVLYRHNNTLHYRFVKGDADSTLFTEQSKMKLNNAENIDCWLSEDIAQITEVSRQIKTIKDYCAIIQHNLSHLSPIKARQSGLKDIADKFSLCRPGKSMRHIERLTSVMHKKTKLMEGLKDMVADCFIDSQLNN, translated from the coding sequence ATGAAAAGTGCACTACTGCGGATCATCACCAACCAGAGCGCGTTTCCTTCATTGACGGAAATATCCTTGACGGGTCATAGCAACATCTCAGGGACAAACGGAGCAGGAAAAACCTCATCTCTTGTTCTGGTTCCTGTTTTTTATGGGATTGACCCTCAGTATATGGTCAGAGAAAAGCCTAAAACCTTTCTGGATTTCTATCTTTCTAAAGCACGTAGTTTTGTCATTTTTGAATATCAACGACAAGATCAGATCTCCTGTGTCGTGCTTTACAGACATAACAACACGTTGCATTACAGGTTTGTCAAAGGGGACGCCGATTCCACTTTATTTACAGAACAGAGCAAAATGAAGCTGAATAATGCGGAAAATATTGATTGCTGGCTCTCGGAAGACATCGCTCAGATAACAGAAGTGTCCCGGCAGATCAAAACCATCAAGGATTACTGCGCAATTATCCAGCACAACTTGTCGCACCTATCCCCGATTAAAGCTCGACAGTCAGGACTCAAGGATATTGCTGATAAATTCTCTCTGTGCCGTCCAGGGAAATCAATGAGGCACATTGAACGCTTAACGTCCGTCATGCACAAAAAAACAAAATTGATGGAAGGGTTAAAAGACATGGTTGCAGATTGCTTTATTGACAGTCAGCTAAATAACTGA
- a CDS encoding peptide-methionine (S)-S-oxide reductase has protein sequence MSLQQPTQTCNLHTTTTLNTIGLGGGCHWCTEGVFSSLIGIATVNQGWIASIGDNAQFSEAIEVVFDPTVISLSTLIETHLHTHASTSNHSMRGKYRSAIYAYDEVQYNQAVNILDACRADFEQPVITQVYFFKDFKANKTELIDYFYTAPNRPFCQRYIHPKLTFLLARFSHYVDTHKLTESGVELTSI, from the coding sequence ATGAGTTTGCAGCAGCCCACACAGACTTGCAATTTGCATACGACAACCACCCTTAATACAATCGGCTTAGGCGGTGGTTGTCACTGGTGCACCGAAGGCGTATTTTCATCACTTATTGGCATTGCTACTGTCAATCAAGGTTGGATCGCCTCAATTGGTGACAACGCTCAGTTCAGCGAAGCCATTGAAGTGGTTTTTGATCCGACTGTTATTTCTTTATCAACCTTGATCGAAACCCATTTACATACTCACGCGAGCACATCAAACCACTCAATGCGTGGTAAATATCGTTCAGCGATATACGCTTATGATGAGGTTCAGTATAACCAGGCTGTAAACATATTAGATGCCTGTAGAGCTGATTTTGAGCAGCCAGTCATTACTCAGGTTTATTTTTTTAAGGATTTTAAAGCGAATAAAACTGAGCTTATCGACTACTTTTATACAGCACCCAACAGACCATTTTGTCAAAGGTACATTCATCCAAAACTCACCTTCTTATTAGCACGTTTCAGCCACTATGTTGATACGCATAAATTGACAGAGTCAGGTGTAGAGTTAACATCGATATAG
- the msrA gene encoding peptide-methionine (S)-S-oxide reductase MsrA translates to MAIERAVLAGGCFWGMQDLIRKRPGITSTRVGYTGGEVANATYRNHGNHAEGIEIMFDNEITSYRQILEFFFQIHDPSTVNRQGNDKGTSYRSAIYYTSEAQHAEAVKTIADVDASGLWPGKVVTEVEPASDFWEAEAMHQDYLELRPNGYTCHFPRPDWKLPSSQ, encoded by the coding sequence ATGGCAATTGAACGCGCAGTATTAGCCGGTGGCTGCTTTTGGGGCATGCAGGATCTTATCCGCAAACGTCCCGGTATCACTTCAACCCGAGTAGGTTATACCGGTGGTGAAGTGGCTAATGCTACCTACCGCAATCATGGTAACCATGCTGAAGGCATTGAAATAATGTTCGATAATGAAATCACCAGCTATCGACAAATTTTAGAGTTTTTCTTTCAGATTCATGACCCTAGTACAGTAAATAGACAAGGTAATGACAAGGGCACATCTTATCGCTCAGCCATTTATTATACCTCTGAGGCACAGCATGCTGAGGCAGTAAAAACCATTGCTGACGTGGATGCTTCGGGATTATGGCCTGGAAAAGTAGTGACTGAAGTCGAACCTGCAAGTGATTTTTGGGAAGCGGAGGCTATGCATCAGGACTATTTGGAACTCCGACCAAATGGCTATACCTGCCACTTCCCCAGACCAGACTGGAAGTTGCCCTCATCTCAATGA
- the msrB gene encoding peptide-methionine (R)-S-oxide reductase MsrB has product MNTYQKSMNAISALTKEQYRVTQENGTERPGTGELLKNTKPGIYVDIVSGEPLFASSAKYESGCGWPSFTKAIDSVNVIEITDRSHGMTRTEVRSTHGDSHLGHVFSDGPKDQGGLRYCINSASLRFIPREEMASKGYAEYLDQVEDI; this is encoded by the coding sequence ATGAATACCTATCAAAAATCTATGAATGCGATTTCTGCTCTGACTAAGGAGCAGTATCGGGTGACGCAAGAAAATGGTACAGAGCGTCCAGGGACTGGTGAATTGCTAAAGAACACCAAGCCCGGCATTTACGTGGATATCGTGTCAGGTGAGCCTTTATTTGCGTCTTCTGCCAAGTATGAATCAGGGTGTGGTTGGCCGAGCTTTACCAAAGCGATAGACTCTGTCAACGTAATTGAAATCACTGATAGGTCGCACGGCATGACCCGCACAGAAGTGCGCTCAACTCATGGCGACAGTCACTTAGGCCATGTATTTTCAGACGGTCCCAAAGACCAGGGTGGCCTACGTTATTGTATTAACTCAGCGTCATTACGTTTTATTCCTAGGGAAGAAATGGCAAGTAAAGGTTACGCAGAGTATTTAGACCAAGTAGAGGACATTTAA
- a CDS encoding YkgB family protein codes for MTIPEIENGVQTTNILSNNLGAKVTKFGIGGIYVAMTIIYLWFGGMKFTSYEANGIHGFVSNSPLLSWMYSFLSIQGFSNFLGVLEISVGLLIAARVFSPKLAILGGVLSTGLFFTTLSFMLTTPGVFEASLGFPAISVVPGQFLLKDLGLFVVSIFIVGTSLTALEHKNK; via the coding sequence ATGACTATTCCCGAAATTGAAAATGGTGTCCAGACTACCAATATCCTTAGTAATAATCTCGGTGCAAAAGTCACTAAGTTTGGTATAGGTGGCATCTACGTTGCCATGACGATAATATATTTGTGGTTTGGTGGTATGAAATTCACTAGCTACGAAGCAAACGGTATACATGGTTTTGTTAGTAATAGCCCTCTGCTTTCATGGATGTATAGTTTCCTCAGCATTCAAGGATTCTCAAATTTTCTGGGTGTGCTTGAAATTTCAGTTGGCCTGTTAATCGCTGCACGAGTTTTCTCCCCTAAGCTCGCAATCTTGGGCGGTGTACTTTCAACCGGACTCTTTTTTACGACATTGTCGTTCATGCTGACTACACCCGGTGTTTTTGAGGCATCTCTTGGGTTTCCTGCGATCTCTGTGGTTCCTGGCCAGTTTTTGCTAAAAGATTTAGGCTTGTTTGTCGTGTCTATATTTATCGTAGGCACATCACTTACAGCACTGGAGCACAAAAACAAATAA
- a CDS encoding carboxymuconolactone decarboxylase family protein: MSRLNTPTTIDAAPTATHTSLKAVEKQLGRVPNMFRVVANSPAALTGYLQLSAASAQGGLGTATLERIALAVAEINGCDYCLAGHSFLGRKVAKLDDAELTANRSGASNDPKADAAVRFAAAVVRQRGQVSNDQVQAVLNAGYSDAHVVDILLAVALNTFTNYVNEVTQTEVDFPAVQPLGIDV; encoded by the coding sequence ATGTCACGTTTGAACACCCCTACCACAATCGACGCCGCGCCTACTGCTACCCATACCTCACTCAAGGCTGTGGAAAAACAACTGGGCCGCGTTCCTAACATGTTCCGCGTCGTTGCCAACAGCCCTGCTGCGCTGACTGGCTACCTGCAATTGAGCGCAGCATCAGCACAGGGCGGCTTGGGTACAGCGACTCTTGAGCGTATTGCCCTAGCCGTCGCTGAGATCAACGGCTGCGATTATTGCCTTGCTGGCCATTCCTTCCTAGGCCGTAAGGTGGCCAAGCTTGATGATGCTGAACTCACTGCCAACCGCAGCGGTGCATCAAATGACCCTAAGGCCGACGCAGCCGTGCGTTTTGCTGCCGCCGTAGTCCGCCAGCGCGGGCAAGTCAGCAATGACCAGGTCCAAGCGGTGCTGAACGCTGGCTACAGTGATGCACATGTAGTGGATATTCTGTTGGCTGTTGCCCTGAACACTTTCACTAACTACGTTAACGAAGTGACACAGACCGAGGTCGACTTCCCGGCCGTTCAACCACTAGGCATTGATGTCTAA
- a CDS encoding peptide-methionine (S)-S-oxide reductase, translating to MIVAGGCFWSLEDLLRNQDGVTSTKVCSGTEMATAQDVKMSCLIATDYQAEPS from the coding sequence GTGATCGTTGCCGGAGGGTGTTTTTGGAGTCTCGAAGACCTCCTTAGAAATCAGGACGGCGTGACGTCAACGAAGGTGTGTAGTGGCACTGAAATGGCGACTGCGCAAGACGTGAAGATGAGCTGTCTGATAGCAACGGATTATCAAGCAGAACCTTCTTAA